A genomic segment from Scomber japonicus isolate fScoJap1 chromosome 11, fScoJap1.pri, whole genome shotgun sequence encodes:
- the fign gene encoding fidgetin isoform X1, whose amino-acid sequence MITSTSIYGLKMQWTPEHTQWAEQHFDISSTTRSPAHKVEAYRGHLQRTYQYAWANDDISALTASNLLKKYAEKYSGILEGPNERALLCSYSDSTTGLMNGRKSENESWQEGIYPMNCAPDVISVSKAGMTAALPPTDVSASIGSSPGVSSSLSEPSFSSSNCGSHTATTLHSGLPSQEYTASYNGSYLHSSYSGQTTPALPSPHPSPLHSAGLLQPPPPPPPPTLVPSYNAGSPNLPNYNYPPTGYPSQTTVGPGYSPGGAPPPSAYLPSGIAAPTPIPPSTLPGYTYQSHNHTPIAPTPLNGSTSNSLKRKAFYMSGHGDMDSSYGNFNYNQQRSSQSPMYRIADSGVSDSNRGNGFDRNAEASSLAFKPTKQPMSSDQQRKFNIHPGRALTPPSFGSTKSSVGDLRAGESYSKFGSPIMNEQTEEHRQHLSHSLTGPEIGTATSSIHAAEEQLKNSDSNLVEMVTAEILQQGPPVDWNDIAGLDMAKVAIKEEILWPILRPDMFSGLPTLPRNLLLFGPQGTGRTLLARCMASQLGAAFMRLSGSTLVTKWLGEGDKIIQASFLVARCRQPAVVFISEVDLLLSAQLSEDSPVNRLKAELLMQLDSILTSAEDHVLVVCSTNKPEEIPESLRRYFTKRLLIPLPDGTARHQIISQLLLQHNYCLGDKEMSLLVQRTEGFSGLDVAQLCQEAVVGPLHDIPGTDLSSIHPSQMRPISYQDFDHVFCKFQPSISQKELDMYTEWNKMFGCSQ is encoded by the coding sequence GTCTAAAGATGCAGTGGACCCCAGAGCACACACAATGGGCAGAACAACACTTTGACATCTCATCCACTACCCGCTCGCCAGCACACAAAGTAGAGGCCTACCGGGGGCACTTACAGCGAACGTACCAGTATGCGTGGGCAAATGATGACATCTCTGCACTGACTGCCTCCAATCTTCTTAAGAAATATGCAGAGAAGTACTCTGGGATCCTAGAGGGCCCAAATGAAAGAGCCCTTTTGTGTTCCTACTCTGATAGCACCACTGGACTCATGAATGGACGAAAGTCAGAGAATGAGTCCTGGCAGGAGGGGATTTACCCAATGAACTGTGCTCCAGATGTTATATCTGTGAGCAAAGCTGGAATGACAGCTGCCCTACCCCCTACAGATGTGTCGGCTAGCATAGGCAGCTCCCCAGGGGTGTCCAGCAGCTTGTCTGAGCCAAGCTTCTCTAGCAGTAACTGTGGGAGCCACACAGCCACTACTCTCCACTCGGGCCTCCCCTCTCAGGAATATACTGCCAGCTACAATGGCTCCTACCTGCATTCTAGCTATAGTGGCCAGACTACCCCAGCCCTCCCCTCCCCACACCCATCTCCCCTGCACAGTGCTGGGCTCTTACAaccaccacccccacctcctccccctaCCTTAGTGCCGAGCTACAATGCCGGGTCTCCAAACCTTCCCAACTACAATTATCCTCCAACAGGGTATCCTTCTCAGACTACTGTTGGTCCTGGTTATAGCCCTGGGGGAGCACCCCCTCCGTCTGCTTATCTGCCATCCGGTATTGCTGCTCCTACACCAATCCCTCCGTCCACACTGCCTGGCTATACCTACCAGTCTCATAATCATACACCAATTGCACCAACACCTTTGAATGGCAGCACATCCAACTCATTAAAACGAAAAGCTTTCTACATGAGTGGTCATGGAGATATGGACTCAAGCTATGGTAATTTCAACTACAACCAACAGCGTTCCTCACAGAGCCCCATGTACAGAATAGCAGACAGTGGTGTCTCGGACTCAAACAGGGGCAATGGCTTTGACAGAAATGCTGAGGCTTCGTCTTTAGCATTTAAGCCAACCAAACAGCCAATGTCTTCTGATCAGCAAAGAAAATTCAACATACACCCTGGCAGAGCGCTAACTCCTCCATCCTTTGGATCAACCAAAAGCTCTGTGGGCGATCTCAGAGCTGGCGAGTCCTACAGCAAGTTTGGATCCCCCATCATGAACGAACAAACTGAAGAGCACAGACAGCACCTCTCTCACTCCCTAACAGGGCCTGAAATTGGTACGGCTACCTCGTCCATCCATGCTGCAGAGGAACAACTGAAGAATAGTGATTCCAACCTGGTGGAGATGGTGACAGCAGAAATCCTTCAGCAGGGCCCTCCAGTAGACTGGAATGACATCGCGGGTCTTGATATGGCCAAAGTGGCCATCAAAGAGGAGATACTATGGCCCATTTTAAGGCCAGATATGTTTAGTGGACTTCCCACATTACCTCGCAACCTCCTTTTATTTGGACCTCAGGGAACTGGTAGAACGCTGTTGGCTCGCTGCATGGCTAGCCAACTGGGGGCTGCCTTCATGCGACTCAGCGGCTCCACTCTGGTGACCAAATGGCTGGGGGAAGGGGACAAGATCATCCAGGCTTCTTTCCTGGTGGCCCGGTGTCGCCAACCGGCGGTGGTATTCATCAGTGAGGTggacctgctgctgtcagcccAGCTCAGTGAGGACAGCCCAGTGAATCGCCTCAAGGCTGAACTCCTTATGCAGCTTGACAGTATTTTGACCTCTGCTGAAGACCATGTCCTCGTGGTCTGCTCCACCAATAAGCCTGAAGAGATCCCAGAGTCCCTACGGAGGTACTTTACCAAGCGACTACTCATCCCCTTGCCTGATGGGACAGCGCGACACCAGATAATCAGCCAACTGCTTTTACAGCACAACTACTGTCTTGGTGACAAAGAGATGTCACTACTGGTTCAGAGGACAGAGGGCTTTTCAGGACTGGATGTGGCCCAGCTTTGTCAAGAGGCTGTGGTAGGTCCTCTCCATGACATTCCTGGTACTGACCTATCAAGCATCCACCCGAGTCAGATGAGACCAATCTCCTACCAAGACTTTGACCATGTGTTTTGCAAATTCCAGCCCAGCATATCACAAAAAGAACTTGACATGTATACTGAATGGAATAAAATGTTTGGTTGTAGTCAGTGA
- the fign gene encoding fidgetin isoform X2 — protein MQWTPEHTQWAEQHFDISSTTRSPAHKVEAYRGHLQRTYQYAWANDDISALTASNLLKKYAEKYSGILEGPNERALLCSYSDSTTGLMNGRKSENESWQEGIYPMNCAPDVISVSKAGMTAALPPTDVSASIGSSPGVSSSLSEPSFSSSNCGSHTATTLHSGLPSQEYTASYNGSYLHSSYSGQTTPALPSPHPSPLHSAGLLQPPPPPPPPTLVPSYNAGSPNLPNYNYPPTGYPSQTTVGPGYSPGGAPPPSAYLPSGIAAPTPIPPSTLPGYTYQSHNHTPIAPTPLNGSTSNSLKRKAFYMSGHGDMDSSYGNFNYNQQRSSQSPMYRIADSGVSDSNRGNGFDRNAEASSLAFKPTKQPMSSDQQRKFNIHPGRALTPPSFGSTKSSVGDLRAGESYSKFGSPIMNEQTEEHRQHLSHSLTGPEIGTATSSIHAAEEQLKNSDSNLVEMVTAEILQQGPPVDWNDIAGLDMAKVAIKEEILWPILRPDMFSGLPTLPRNLLLFGPQGTGRTLLARCMASQLGAAFMRLSGSTLVTKWLGEGDKIIQASFLVARCRQPAVVFISEVDLLLSAQLSEDSPVNRLKAELLMQLDSILTSAEDHVLVVCSTNKPEEIPESLRRYFTKRLLIPLPDGTARHQIISQLLLQHNYCLGDKEMSLLVQRTEGFSGLDVAQLCQEAVVGPLHDIPGTDLSSIHPSQMRPISYQDFDHVFCKFQPSISQKELDMYTEWNKMFGCSQ, from the coding sequence ATGCAGTGGACCCCAGAGCACACACAATGGGCAGAACAACACTTTGACATCTCATCCACTACCCGCTCGCCAGCACACAAAGTAGAGGCCTACCGGGGGCACTTACAGCGAACGTACCAGTATGCGTGGGCAAATGATGACATCTCTGCACTGACTGCCTCCAATCTTCTTAAGAAATATGCAGAGAAGTACTCTGGGATCCTAGAGGGCCCAAATGAAAGAGCCCTTTTGTGTTCCTACTCTGATAGCACCACTGGACTCATGAATGGACGAAAGTCAGAGAATGAGTCCTGGCAGGAGGGGATTTACCCAATGAACTGTGCTCCAGATGTTATATCTGTGAGCAAAGCTGGAATGACAGCTGCCCTACCCCCTACAGATGTGTCGGCTAGCATAGGCAGCTCCCCAGGGGTGTCCAGCAGCTTGTCTGAGCCAAGCTTCTCTAGCAGTAACTGTGGGAGCCACACAGCCACTACTCTCCACTCGGGCCTCCCCTCTCAGGAATATACTGCCAGCTACAATGGCTCCTACCTGCATTCTAGCTATAGTGGCCAGACTACCCCAGCCCTCCCCTCCCCACACCCATCTCCCCTGCACAGTGCTGGGCTCTTACAaccaccacccccacctcctccccctaCCTTAGTGCCGAGCTACAATGCCGGGTCTCCAAACCTTCCCAACTACAATTATCCTCCAACAGGGTATCCTTCTCAGACTACTGTTGGTCCTGGTTATAGCCCTGGGGGAGCACCCCCTCCGTCTGCTTATCTGCCATCCGGTATTGCTGCTCCTACACCAATCCCTCCGTCCACACTGCCTGGCTATACCTACCAGTCTCATAATCATACACCAATTGCACCAACACCTTTGAATGGCAGCACATCCAACTCATTAAAACGAAAAGCTTTCTACATGAGTGGTCATGGAGATATGGACTCAAGCTATGGTAATTTCAACTACAACCAACAGCGTTCCTCACAGAGCCCCATGTACAGAATAGCAGACAGTGGTGTCTCGGACTCAAACAGGGGCAATGGCTTTGACAGAAATGCTGAGGCTTCGTCTTTAGCATTTAAGCCAACCAAACAGCCAATGTCTTCTGATCAGCAAAGAAAATTCAACATACACCCTGGCAGAGCGCTAACTCCTCCATCCTTTGGATCAACCAAAAGCTCTGTGGGCGATCTCAGAGCTGGCGAGTCCTACAGCAAGTTTGGATCCCCCATCATGAACGAACAAACTGAAGAGCACAGACAGCACCTCTCTCACTCCCTAACAGGGCCTGAAATTGGTACGGCTACCTCGTCCATCCATGCTGCAGAGGAACAACTGAAGAATAGTGATTCCAACCTGGTGGAGATGGTGACAGCAGAAATCCTTCAGCAGGGCCCTCCAGTAGACTGGAATGACATCGCGGGTCTTGATATGGCCAAAGTGGCCATCAAAGAGGAGATACTATGGCCCATTTTAAGGCCAGATATGTTTAGTGGACTTCCCACATTACCTCGCAACCTCCTTTTATTTGGACCTCAGGGAACTGGTAGAACGCTGTTGGCTCGCTGCATGGCTAGCCAACTGGGGGCTGCCTTCATGCGACTCAGCGGCTCCACTCTGGTGACCAAATGGCTGGGGGAAGGGGACAAGATCATCCAGGCTTCTTTCCTGGTGGCCCGGTGTCGCCAACCGGCGGTGGTATTCATCAGTGAGGTggacctgctgctgtcagcccAGCTCAGTGAGGACAGCCCAGTGAATCGCCTCAAGGCTGAACTCCTTATGCAGCTTGACAGTATTTTGACCTCTGCTGAAGACCATGTCCTCGTGGTCTGCTCCACCAATAAGCCTGAAGAGATCCCAGAGTCCCTACGGAGGTACTTTACCAAGCGACTACTCATCCCCTTGCCTGATGGGACAGCGCGACACCAGATAATCAGCCAACTGCTTTTACAGCACAACTACTGTCTTGGTGACAAAGAGATGTCACTACTGGTTCAGAGGACAGAGGGCTTTTCAGGACTGGATGTGGCCCAGCTTTGTCAAGAGGCTGTGGTAGGTCCTCTCCATGACATTCCTGGTACTGACCTATCAAGCATCCACCCGAGTCAGATGAGACCAATCTCCTACCAAGACTTTGACCATGTGTTTTGCAAATTCCAGCCCAGCATATCACAAAAAGAACTTGACATGTATACTGAATGGAATAAAATGTTTGGTTGTAGTCAGTGA